The following proteins are co-located in the Frigidibacter mobilis genome:
- a CDS encoding LysE family translocator produces the protein MTLGGDGLMLYAGALAILWVTPGPVFVALSARALTGGFRSAWPLAVGVTVGDVVWPLVAIFGLSWIADQQAALMDALRWVAAAIFALMGIGLIAHAARPLTTDGRMTRPGLWAGFSAGVAAILGNPKAILFYMGVLPGFFDLTRVGSTDIAVILALSAAVPLTGNLFTAFAVSRARQLLSSPGALVLTNRIAGALLIVVAAAIALI, from the coding sequence ATGACGCTCGGCGGCGATGGGTTGATGCTCTATGCGGGAGCGCTGGCGATCCTCTGGGTGACGCCCGGCCCGGTCTTCGTGGCGCTGTCGGCGCGCGCGCTGACCGGCGGGTTCCGGTCTGCCTGGCCGCTGGCGGTGGGGGTGACGGTGGGCGATGTCGTCTGGCCGCTGGTCGCCATCTTCGGCCTGTCCTGGATCGCCGATCAGCAGGCGGCGCTGATGGATGCGCTTCGCTGGGTGGCCGCCGCGATCTTCGCGCTGATGGGGATCGGCCTCATCGCCCATGCCGCCCGCCCGCTGACCACCGACGGGCGCATGACCCGTCCCGGCCTCTGGGCCGGCTTTTCGGCGGGGGTAGCAGCGATCCTCGGCAACCCCAAGGCGATCCTGTTCTACATGGGCGTCCTGCCCGGGTTCTTCGACCTGACCCGCGTCGGCAGCACCGATATCGCGGTGATCCTCGCGCTGTCGGCGGCGGTGCCGCTGACCGGCAACCTCTTCACCGCCTTCGCCGTCTCCCGCGCCCGGCAACTGCTGTCCAGCCCCGGCGCGCTGGTGCTGACCAACCGCATTGCCGGCGCGCTGCTGATCGTGGTCGCCGCCGCCATCGCCCTGATCTGA
- a CDS encoding enoyl-CoA hydratase codes for MAYQTLIVEIEDSVALIRLNRPDALNALNSQLLGELAEALKALDSNDKVRCIVLTGSDKAFAAGADIKEMADKSFVDMFGSDYFAPEGEAILRVRKPIIAAVSGYALGGGCELAMMCDFIICSETAKFGQPEINLGVIAGIGGTQRLTRFVGKSKSMDMHLTGRFMDAAEAERSGLVSRVVPPAKLVPEALAIAKKIAEKSALTVMAVKEAVNRSYETTLREGVLFERRLFHALFATEDQKEGMGAFLEKRQPQFRDR; via the coding sequence ATGGCCTACCAGACGCTGATCGTCGAAATCGAAGACTCCGTCGCCCTGATCCGCCTCAACAGGCCAGATGCACTCAACGCCCTCAACTCCCAGCTGCTGGGGGAACTGGCCGAGGCGCTGAAGGCGCTCGACAGCAATGACAAGGTGCGCTGCATCGTGCTGACCGGGTCGGACAAGGCCTTTGCGGCCGGCGCCGACATCAAAGAAATGGCCGACAAAAGCTTCGTTGACATGTTCGGCTCCGACTATTTCGCGCCCGAGGGCGAGGCGATCCTGCGCGTGCGCAAGCCGATCATCGCCGCCGTGTCGGGCTATGCGCTTGGCGGCGGCTGCGAGCTTGCGATGATGTGCGATTTCATCATCTGTTCCGAAACCGCCAAGTTCGGCCAGCCGGAAATCAACCTCGGCGTGATCGCGGGCATCGGCGGCACCCAGCGGCTGACCCGCTTTGTCGGCAAGTCCAAGTCGATGGACATGCACCTGACCGGCCGCTTCATGGATGCGGCCGAGGCCGAGCGCTCGGGTCTCGTCAGCCGCGTGGTCCCGCCCGCCAAGCTGGTGCCCGAGGCGCTGGCCATCGCCAAGAAGATCGCCGAGAAATCCGCGCTGACGGTGATGGCGGTCAAGGAGGCGGTGAATCGCAGCTACGAGACCACCCTGCGCGAGGGGGTGCTGTTCGAGCGCCGGTTGTTCCATGCCCTCTTTGCCACCGAGGATCAGAAGGAAGGCATGGGGGCTTTCCTCGAAAAACGCCAGCCGCAGTTCCGCGACCGCTGA
- the dnaN gene encoding DNA polymerase III subunit beta, translating to MKFSIERAALLKAVGQAQSVVERRNTIPILANVLIEAEGDRVSFRATDLDIEVVDKAAAHVDRAGATTVSAVTLHEIVRKLPDGALITLADDGATGRLTVTAGRSTFNLATLPREDFPVMASSEYAANFSAPAPVLRRLFDKSKFAISTEETRYYLNGVYLHVSTGEEGPVLRCVATDGHRLARIDAALPPGAEGMPGVIVPRKTVGELRKLLDDDEAQIAVSVSETKIRFATPAITLTSKVIDGTFPDYTRVIPTGNTRRLEVDAAEFAKAVDRVATVSSERSRAVKLSLDEDRLVLSVNAPDSGAAEEELAVAYGDERLEIGFNAKYLLEIASQVDRENAVFLFNSSGDPTLMREGNDTSAVYVVMPMRV from the coding sequence ATGAAATTCAGCATCGAGCGTGCCGCGCTCCTCAAGGCGGTCGGTCAGGCGCAGTCGGTAGTCGAGCGGCGCAACACCATCCCGATCCTCGCCAATGTGCTGATCGAGGCCGAAGGCGACCGCGTCAGCTTCCGCGCCACCGATCTCGATATCGAGGTGGTGGACAAGGCCGCCGCCCATGTCGACCGTGCCGGCGCCACCACGGTGTCTGCGGTCACGCTGCACGAGATCGTGCGCAAGCTGCCCGATGGCGCGCTGATAACGCTCGCCGATGACGGCGCCACGGGCCGCCTGACCGTCACCGCCGGCCGCTCCACCTTCAACCTTGCGACGCTGCCCAGGGAAGATTTCCCGGTCATGGCCTCGTCGGAATATGCGGCGAATTTCTCAGCCCCCGCGCCGGTGCTGCGCCGGCTGTTCGACAAGTCGAAATTCGCCATTTCCACCGAGGAAACCCGCTACTACCTCAACGGCGTCTACCTCCATGTCTCGACCGGCGAGGAGGGCCCCGTCCTGCGCTGCGTCGCCACCGATGGCCACCGCCTGGCCCGCATAGACGCCGCCCTGCCGCCGGGCGCGGAAGGAATGCCGGGCGTGATCGTGCCACGCAAGACGGTTGGCGAGCTGCGCAAACTGCTGGATGATGACGAGGCGCAGATTGCGGTCTCGGTCAGCGAGACCAAGATCCGCTTTGCCACCCCGGCAATCACCCTCACCTCCAAGGTGATCGACGGCACCTTCCCCGATTACACCCGCGTCATCCCCACCGGCAACACCCGCCGGCTGGAAGTGGATGCCGCCGAATTCGCCAAGGCGGTGGACCGCGTGGCCACCGTGTCCTCGGAACGCAGCCGTGCCGTGAAGCTGAGCCTCGATGAAGACCGGCTGGTACTGTCGGTCAACGCGCCCGACAGCGGCGCCGCCGAGGAAGAGCTGGCGGTGGCCTATGGCGACGAGCGGCTGGAGATCGGCTTCAACGCCAAATATCTGCTGGAAATCGCCAGCCAGGTCGACCGCGAGAATGCGGTGTTCCTGTTCAACTCCAGCGGTGATCCGACGCTGATGCGCGAGGGAAATGACACCTCGGCGGTCTATGTCGTGATGCCGATGCGCGTGTAA
- the mutM gene encoding bifunctional DNA-formamidopyrimidine glycosylase/DNA-(apurinic or apyrimidinic site) lyase translates to MPELPEVETVRRGLLPAMEGRAILAAAVNRPDLRWPLPERMADRLTGARVRALRRRSKYILAELSTGETLLIHLGMSGRMLVSGVMPGAFHHDHPAPEKHDHVVLDMEGAARVTFNDARRFGAMDLYPTGQTHWLLQDLGPEPFGNDFHQDYLAARLKGRAAPIKALLLDQRVVAGLGNIYVCEVLFRAGIDPRRTAGSLSPVQAAALVPLIRDVLAEAIEAGGSSLRDYRQTGGELGYFQHAFRVYGREGDPCVTPGCTGTVTRLVQSGRSTFWCPSCQH, encoded by the coding sequence GTGCCCGAACTGCCCGAAGTCGAAACCGTCCGCCGCGGGCTTTTGCCGGCGATGGAGGGGCGCGCGATCCTTGCCGCCGCCGTCAACCGCCCCGACCTGCGCTGGCCGCTGCCCGAGCGGATGGCAGACCGGCTGACAGGCGCGCGGGTGCGGGCGCTGCGGCGACGCTCGAAATACATCCTTGCCGAGCTTTCCACCGGCGAGACGCTGCTGATCCATCTTGGCATGTCGGGCCGGATGCTGGTCTCGGGCGTGATGCCGGGCGCGTTCCACCATGACCACCCTGCGCCCGAAAAGCATGACCACGTGGTGCTCGACATGGAAGGCGCCGCCCGCGTCACCTTCAACGATGCCCGTCGCTTCGGCGCGATGGATCTCTATCCCACGGGTCAGACCCACTGGCTGTTGCAGGATCTGGGCCCCGAGCCCTTCGGCAACGACTTCCATCAGGACTATCTGGCCGCCCGCCTCAAGGGCCGCGCCGCGCCGATCAAGGCGCTGCTGCTGGATCAGCGCGTGGTGGCGGGCCTGGGCAATATCTACGTCTGCGAGGTGCTCTTCCGCGCCGGCATCGACCCGCGCCGCACCGCAGGCAGCCTTTCCCCGGTGCAGGCCGCGGCCCTGGTCCCGCTGATCCGCGACGTGCTGGCCGAGGCGATCGAGGCGGGCGGCTCCTCGCTGCGCGACTACCGCCAGACCGGTGGCGAGCTGGGCTATTTCCAGCACGCCTTCCGCGTCTATGGACGCGAGGGCGACCCCTGCGTCACCCCCGGCTGCACCGGCACCGTGACCCGGCTGGTGCAATCGGGCCGCTCGACCTTCTGGTGCCCGTCCTGCCAGCACTAA
- the dnaA gene encoding chromosomal replication initiator protein DnaA — protein sequence MTNDSWGRVRDELFKAVGKNNYVTWIEPLRLADLAGGIARIEVPNSFMGDWVSRNFGDQIRSLLNKSGEEVDRLEFHVPATRPVQAARAAEAAAAPAPKKPTRTVMNGRGSEDVDLPGAPLDGRFTFDSFVVGKPNELAHAAARRVAEGGPVTFNPLFLYGGVGLGKTHLMHAIAHELQLRQPEARVLYLSAEQFMYRFVQALREKQIMDFKELFRSVDVLMVDDVQFIAGKDSTQEEFFHTFNALVDQHKQIVISADRAPGEIKDLEERIKSRLQCGLVVDLHPTDYELRLGILQTKAEGYRQQYAGLQLAPGVLEFLAHRITTNVRVLEGALTRLFAFASLVGREITLDLAQDCLADILRHSDRRVTIEEIQRKVAEHYNIRLSDMIGPKRVRTIARPRQIAMHLCKHMTTRSLPEIGRRFGGRDHTTIMHGIRKIDELRASDNQLAEDLELLRRLISA from the coding sequence ATGACGAACGATAGCTGGGGGCGCGTGCGGGATGAACTTTTCAAGGCGGTTGGCAAGAACAACTACGTAACCTGGATCGAGCCGCTGCGGCTCGCGGACCTTGCCGGGGGCATTGCCCGCATCGAGGTTCCCAACAGCTTCATGGGAGACTGGGTCTCGCGTAATTTCGGCGACCAGATCCGCAGCCTGCTGAACAAGTCGGGCGAAGAGGTCGACCGGCTGGAATTCCATGTCCCGGCCACCCGGCCGGTGCAGGCGGCCCGCGCCGCCGAAGCGGCTGCGGCGCCCGCCCCGAAAAAACCCACGCGTACGGTGATGAACGGCCGCGGCTCCGAGGATGTCGACCTGCCCGGCGCACCGCTGGACGGCCGCTTCACGTTTGACAGCTTCGTCGTCGGCAAGCCCAACGAGCTGGCACACGCCGCGGCGCGCCGCGTGGCCGAGGGCGGCCCCGTGACCTTCAACCCGCTGTTCCTTTACGGCGGCGTGGGGCTTGGCAAGACCCACCTCATGCACGCCATCGCGCATGAGCTGCAGCTGCGGCAGCCAGAGGCGCGGGTGCTGTATCTTTCCGCCGAACAGTTCATGTACCGTTTCGTGCAGGCCCTGCGCGAAAAGCAGATCATGGACTTCAAGGAGCTGTTCCGGTCGGTCGATGTGCTGATGGTCGATGACGTGCAGTTCATCGCCGGCAAGGACAGCACCCAAGAGGAGTTCTTCCACACTTTCAACGCCCTGGTCGATCAGCACAAGCAGATCGTCATCTCGGCCGACCGTGCCCCCGGCGAGATCAAGGACCTGGAGGAGCGCATCAAGTCGCGCCTGCAATGTGGGCTGGTCGTCGACCTGCACCCGACCGACTATGAACTGCGCCTCGGCATCCTGCAGACCAAGGCCGAAGGTTACCGCCAGCAATATGCCGGCCTGCAACTGGCGCCGGGGGTGCTGGAATTCCTCGCGCACCGCATCACCACCAACGTGCGCGTGCTGGAAGGCGCGCTGACTCGGCTCTTCGCCTTCGCCAGCCTTGTCGGGCGCGAAATCACGCTTGATCTGGCCCAGGACTGCCTCGCCGACATCCTGCGCCACAGCGACCGCCGCGTGACCATCGAGGAGATCCAGCGCAAGGTGGCCGAGCATTACAACATCCGCCTGTCCGACATGATCGGGCCCAAGCGGGTGCGCACCATCGCCCGGCCGCGGCAGATTGCCATGCATCTGTGCAAGCACATGACCACGCGCAGCCTGCCCGAAATCGGCCGCCGCTTCGGCGGGCGCGATCACACCACCATCATGCATGGCATCCGCAAGATCGACGAGCTTCGTGCCTCGGACAACCAGCTTGCCGAGGATCTGGAACTGCTGCGCCGCCTGATCTCTGCCTGA
- a CDS encoding VOC family protein, whose translation MTPQRVTLITLGVADLDRAAAFYAALGWQPAELAEGARFYQMHGAALALFGLADLAADQGRPATALGTGAVTLAQNFETQAQVDAAYAAALAAGATPLKAPDSVFWGGYSGYYADPDGHVWELAMNPFWPLAADGSLTLPNPAG comes from the coding sequence ATGACCCCCCAGCGTGTGACCCTCATCACTCTTGGCGTCGCCGATCTGGACCGCGCCGCCGCCTTCTACGCCGCACTTGGCTGGCAGCCGGCCGAGCTGGCCGAAGGCGCGCGCTTCTACCAGATGCACGGCGCGGCGCTGGCGCTGTTCGGCCTCGCGGACCTCGCCGCCGATCAGGGCCGCCCCGCCACCGCGCTTGGCACGGGGGCAGTGACGCTGGCGCAGAACTTTGAAACGCAGGCGCAGGTCGATGCCGCCTATGCCGCGGCGCTGGCCGCCGGGGCCACCCCGCTCAAGGCACCCGATTCGGTATTCTGGGGCGGCTATTCGGGCTATTACGCCGACCCCGATGGCCATGTCTGGGAGCTGGCGATGAACCCGTTCTGGCCTCTGGCTGCCGACGGCTCGCTGACCTTGCCGAACCCGGCGGGGTAG
- the rpsT gene encoding 30S ribosomal protein S20: MANTPQSKKRARQNERRQDVNKARRSRIRTFLRKVEEALASGDQGAAATALKSAQPELARGITKGVLHKNTVARKMSRLSARVKALAVA, from the coding sequence ATGGCCAATACGCCCCAGTCCAAGAAGCGCGCACGCCAGAACGAGCGCCGGCAAGACGTGAACAAGGCGCGCCGCTCGCGCATCCGCACCTTCCTGCGCAAGGTCGAAGAGGCCTTGGCCTCGGGCGATCAGGGCGCTGCCGCCACCGCTCTGAAAAGCGCGCAGCCGGAACTGGCCCGCGGCATCACCAAGGGCGTTCTGCACAAGAACACCGTGGCGCGGAAGATGTCGCGTCTTTCGGCCCGCGTGAAAGCTCTCGCCGTCGCCTGA